The following are encoded together in the Tamandua tetradactyla isolate mTamTet1 chromosome 14, mTamTet1.pri, whole genome shotgun sequence genome:
- the LOC143655372 gene encoding LOW QUALITY PROTEIN: olfactory receptor 4K5-like (The sequence of the model RefSeq protein was modified relative to this genomic sequence to represent the inferred CDS: deleted 1 base in 1 codon): MQLSIDGKVKEREQDYKYKLKMSYLSDSRLEALPENIFSCHNLGEGTTDIRCGCFTAHLQTGSTDKVNSSVVSEFVFLELSDSQELQLFFFIFFSVLYVAIVLGNLLIIITVTCDFSVHHIPMYFLLGNLSFVDICQASFATPKMFADFLSEYKTISYTGCIAQIFLIHLFTGGEMVLLVSMAYERCVAICKPLHYVVLMSWRTCTVLVMTSWAVGLVHTLSQLSFTVNLPFCGSNGVDSFFCDLPRVTKLACLDSYIIEILIVANSGILSLSTFFALICSYVIILVTVWFKSSAAMAKTLSMLTAHITVVILFFGFCIFIYVWPFTTYPVDKVLAIFYTIFTPILNPIIYTLRNRDMKDAMRKIVTHYLMSQKVSEMPLTVRNSLY; encoded by the exons ATGCAATTGTCAATAGATGGGAAGGTTAAGGAAAGAGAACAAGACTACAAATACAAGTTAAAGATGTCTTACCTCAGTGATTCTAGGCTGGAAGCACTGCCTGAAAACATTTTTAGTTGTCACAACTTGGGAGAAGGCACTACTGATATCCGGTGT GGTTGTTTCACTGCACATCTGCAAACTGGATCCACGGATAAGGTCAACTCTTCAGTGGTATCTGAGTTCGTATTTCTGGAACTCTCTGATTCTCAGGAACtccagcttttctttttcattttcttctctgtgttgTATGTGGCTATTGTGCTGGGCAACCTTCTGATTATCATCACCGTGACCTGTGATTTCAGTGTGCATCACATT CCCATGTACTTCCTCCTGGGAAATCTTTCCTTTGTTGACATCTGTCAGGCTTCGTTTGCTACCCCAAAGATGTTTGCAGATTTTCTGAGTGAATACAAGACCATCTCCTACACAGGCTGCATAGCCCAGATTTTCTTAATTCACCTTTTTACTGGGGGAGAAATGGTGTTACTTGTCTCCATGGCTTACGAGAGGTGTGTGGCCATATGCAAACCCCTGCACTATGTGGTCTTAATGAGCTGGCGGACATGCACTGTTCTGGTAATGACTTCCTGGGCTGTGGGCTTGGTACACACCTTAAGTCAATTATCATTTACTGTGAACCTACCTTTTTGTGGATCCAATGGGGTAGACAGCTTTTTTTGTGACCTTCCTCGAGTGACCAAGCTTGCCTGCTTGGACTCTTACATCATCGAAATACTAATTGTGGCCAATAGTGGAATTCTTTCCCTGAGCACTTTCTTTGCCTTGATTTGCTCTTATGTCATTATTCTTGTCACTGTCTGGTTTAAGTCTTCTGCTGCAATGGCCAAGACATTGTCCATGCTGACTGCCCATATCACAGTGGTGATACTATTCTTTGGGTTTTGCATCTTTATTTATGTGTGGCCTTTCACCACCTACCCTGTGGACAAAGTCCTTGCCATATTTTATACCATTTTCACACCTATCTTAAATCCCATTATTTATACACTGAGAAACAGAGATATGAAGGATGCTATGAGAAAAATTGTGACCCATTACCTCATGTCCCAGAAAGTCTCTGAAATGCCACTAACAGTGAGGAATTCCCTTTATTAG
- the LOC143655014 gene encoding olfactory receptor 4K15-like: MEQGTNSGVTEFELHGLSGPRELQLFYFAFFMLFYLSIVLGNFLIVLTIISDSVLHTPMYFLLSNLSLIDMCLSTFATHKMIVDFFMEHKTISFEGCMAQIFFQHAFGGGEMMLLVAMAYDRYVAICRPLHYAAIMCVHKCTGLVVDSWVIGVLHLGSQLTFMVNLLFCGPNKVDSFFCDLYIVVKLSCTDTYVLQILMLADSGLMVMSSFVLLLTSYSAILVTVRCCSSAGMANARGTLNAHVTVVILFFGPCIFIYGWPFGNFPADKVLSIFYTVFTPLLNPLIYALRNNEVIPAMRKLRSQQISS; the protein is encoded by the coding sequence ATGGAACAAGGAACTAACTCAGGAGTGACTGAATTTGAATTGCATGGCCTTTCAGGTCCTCGAGAGCTTCAacttttttactttgcttttttcatgcttttctatTTATCCATTGTACTGGGGAACTTCCTCATTGTGCTCACAATCATCTCTGATTCTGTGctacacacacccatgtacttcctCCTCAGTAACCTCTCCCTCATTGATATGTGTCTGTCCACCTTTGCCACCCACAAAATGATTGTTGACTTCTTCATGGAGCACAAGACTATCTCTTTTGAGGGCTGCATGGCCCAGATATTCTTTCAGCATGCCTTTGGTGGTGGAGAAATGATGCTGCTGGTGGCGATGGCATATGATAGATATGTAGCCATATGTCGACCCCTGCACTATGCAGCCATCATGTGTGTGCACAAGTGCACAGGCCTCGTGGTGGACTCCTGGGTCATTGGCGTTCTGCACTTAGGAAGTCAGCTGACCTTCATGGTAAACCTTCTATTCTGTGGCCCCAATAAAGTGGACAGCTTTTTCTGTGACCTTTACATAGTTGTCAAACTTTCCTGCACTGACACATATGTCCTCCAGATTCTGATGCTTGCAGACAGTGGTCTAATGGTCATGAGCTCCTTTGTGCTCTTGCTGACCTCCTACTCAGCAATCCTGGTCACCGTGCGATGTTGTTCCTCAGCTGGCATGGCCAATGCACGGGGCACCCTGAATGCCCATGTCACAGTGGTGATCCTCTTCTTTgggccctgcattttcatttatgGCTGGCCATTCGGGAACTTCCCAGCAGATAAGGTGCTCTCAATATTCTATACTGTTTTCACCCCTCTCTTAAACCCCTTGATCTATGCTTTAAGAAATAACGAAGTAATACCAGCAATGCGAAAACTGAGGAGTCAACAGATCAGTTCTTGA